One part of the Acinetobacter sp. XS-4 genome encodes these proteins:
- a CDS encoding ABSDF2314 family large adhesin — translation MSEIRVVSKESHETLETTTKDTVSLSEASVILIKVNKDDVSEIRQDGRNAIITLKNGEQIVIIDFFNGSNYSSDSSLVFEDDNHKLLWVQFTDNNGVLLEHITYNYIDSIEPLLYHDGAASPWAWLSVPLTAAGILWWAHNSDDKNNNLNNDSDSDSDSDSDSDSDSDSDSDSDSDSDSDSDSDSDSDSDSDSDSDSDSDSDSDSDSDSDSDSDSDSDSDSDSDSDSDSDSDSDSDSDSDSDSDSDSDSDSDSDSDSDSDSDSDSDSDSDSDSDSDSDSDSDSDSDSDSDSDSDSDSDSDSDSDSDSDSDSDSDSDSDSDSDSDSDSDSDSDSDSDSDSDSDSDSDSDSDSDSDSDSDSDSDSDSDSDSDSDSDSDSDSDSDSDSDSDSDSDSDSDSDSDSDSDSDSDSDSDSDSDSDSDSDSDSDSDSDSDSDSDSDSDSDSDSDSDSDSDSDSDSDSDSDSDSDSDSDSDSDSDSDSDSDSDSDSDSDSDSDSDSDSDSDSDSDSDSDSDSDSDSDSDSDSDSDSDSDSDSDSDSDSDSDSDSDSDSDSDSDSDSDSDSDSDSDSDSDSDSDSDSDSDSDSDSDSDSDSDSDSDSDSDSDSDSDSDSDSDSDSDSDSDSDSDSDSDSDSDSDSDSDSDSDSDSDSDSDSDSDSDSDSDSDSDSDSDSDSDSDSDSDSDSDSDSDSDSDSDSDSDSDSDSDSDSDSDSDSDSDSDSDSDSDSDSDSDSDSDSDSDSDSDSDSDSDSDSDSDSDSDSDSDSDSDSDSDSDSDSDSDSDSDSDSDSDSDSDSDSDSDSDSDSDSDSDSDSDSDSDSDSDSDSDSDSDSDSDSDSDSDSDSDSDSDSDSDSDSDSDSDSDSDSDSDSDSDSDSDSDSDSDSDSDSDSDSDSDSDSDSDSDSDSDSDSDSDSDSDSDSDSDSDSDSDSDSDSDSDSDSDSDSDSDSDSDSDSDSDSDSDSDSDSDSDSDSDSDSDSDSDSDSDSDSDSDSDSDSDSDSDSDSDSDSDSDSDSDSDSDSDSDSDSDSDSDSDSDSDSDSDSDSDSDSDSDSDSDSDSDSDSDSDSDSDSDSDSDSDSDSDSDSDSDSDSDSDSDSDSDSDSDSDSDSDSDSDSDSDSDSDSDSDSDSDSDSDSDSDSDSDSDSDSDSDSDSDSDSDSDSDSDSDSDSDSDSDSDSDSDSDSDSDSDSDSDSDSDSDSDSDSDSDSDSDSDSDSDSDSDSDSDSDSDSDSDSDSDSDSDSDSDSDSDSDSDSDSDSDSDSDSDSDSDSDSDSDSDSDSDSDSDSDSDSDSDSDSDSDSDSDSDSDSDSDSDSDSDSDSDSDSDSDSDSDSDSDSDSDSDSDSDSDSDSDSDSDSDSDSDSDSDSDSDSDSDSDSDSDSDSDSDSDSDSDSDSDSDSDSDSDSDSDSDSDSDSDSDSDSDSDSDSDSDSDSDSDSDSDSDSDSDSDSDSDSDSDSDSDSDSDSDSDSDSDSDSDSDSDSDSDSDSDSDSDSDSDSDSDSDSDSDSDSDSDSDSDSDSDSDSDSDSDSDSDSDSDSDSDSDSDSDSDSDSDSDSDSDSDSDSDSDSDSDSDSDSDSDSDSDSDSDSDSDSDSDSDSDSDSDSDSDSDSDSDSDSDSDSDSDSDSDSDSDSDSDSDSDSDSDSDSDSDSDSDSDSDSDSDSDSDSDSDSDSDSDSDSDSDSDSDSDSDSDSDSDSDSDSDSDSDSDSDSDSDSDSDSDSDSDSDSDSDSDSDSDSDSDSDSDSDSDSDSDSDSDSDSDSDSDSDSDSDSDSDSDSDSDSDSDSDSDSDSDSDSDSDSDSDSDSDSDSDSDSDSDSDSDSDSDSDSDSDSDSDSDSDSDSDSDSDSDSDSDSDSDSDSDSDSDSDSDSDSDSDSDSDSDSDSDSDSDSDSDSDSDSDSDSDSDSDSDSDSDSDSDSDSDSDSDSDSDSDSDSDSDSDSDSDSDSDSDSDSDSDSDSDSDSDSDSDSDSDSDSDSDSDSDSDSDSDSDSDSDSDSDSDSDSDSDSDSDSDSDSDSDSDSDSDSDSDSDSDSDSDSDSDSDSDSDSDSDSDSDSDSDSDADSDSDSDSDSDSDSDSDSDTTAPDAPEIDPINGTDPITGTAEPGSTVTVTYPDGTTATVVAGTDGSWTVPNPGLNDGDVVTATATDAAGNESVPATEVVDALAPAAPEIDPINGTDPITGTAEPGSTVTVTYPDGTTATVVAGTDGSWTVPNPGLNDGDVVTATATDAADNESAPATEVVDALAPAAPEIDPINGTDPITGTAEPGSTVTVTYPDGTTATVVAGTDGSWTVPNPGLNDGDVVTATATDAAGNESVPATEVVDALAPAAPEIDPINGTDPITGTAEPGSTVTVTYPDGTTATVVAGTDGSWTVPNPGLNDGDVVTATATDAAGNESVPATEVVDALAPAAPEIDPINGTDPITGTAEPGSTVTVTYPDGTTATVVAGTDGSWTVPNPGLNDGDVVTATATDAAGNESAPATEVVDALAPAAPEIDPINGTDPITGTAEPGSTVTVTYPDGTTATVVAGTDGSWTVPNPGLNDGDVVTATATDAAGNESVPATEVVDALAPAAPEIDPINGTDPITGTAEPGSTVTVTYPDGTTATVVAGTDGSWTVPNPGLNDGDVVTATATDAAGNESVPATEVVDALAPAAPEIDPINGTDPITGTAEPGSTVTVTYPDGTTATVVAGTDGSWTVPNPGLNDGDVVTATATDAAGNESVPATEVVDALAPAAPEIDPINGTDPITGTAEPGSTVTVTYPDGTTATVVAGTDGSWTVPNPGLNNGDVVTATATDAAGNESVPATEVVDTVPPVIAIDELDDVDPITGTAEPGSTVTVTFPDGSTITTTTEGDGTWSVPNPGTLVTGDVVTATATDAAGNTSLPVTSIVPVFIDAIDDIATVLSEVNPVVTHPDIPGGALVTFPSLSFIGPIIDLKGQTPITVTVPEGGIASFDVSFGGVLIGGGIGSYDLNILRYNENTGGYEQYSKIDNAGSMLGIGLGVMGGGASISNLPEGQYALVLTPGEGVQVTGIGIASISVTNEVLSDYGDVVAKGNVITANNPENPTDVADVIHAGETATVISVANEDGVTTALPQDSEAFTRIQGEYGELFIDKNGNYEYIRDFTIPNSLGKVDSFTYTIQDSDGHQDTATLNVRIDTNDLDITWPEDPTQDGVVELTATDNTAAAAITLVPSTNTTVDTGSMAASSTKPLFGAATSVAGSDTSDVINVAANTAASLNFSVTTQGGILDSSANGDTFSYQVQKLVNGVWTTQPGASASVVHSSPILGDAGGTVLISGSYQVSASDTASQWRVVFGSTESNIPLIAGTNTTTVNTTVNATFTHYDQFVGNGATVTATGNLLTDDSGNGVDVTGGASTKVFVETSPGTYVQANGQTIAVEDGTFVVSANGTYTFTANSSATSGDVATLNYKLVAATGDESTPATLTVNIGSETISTASHDIITTGAGADTVVYNLLNAADATGGNGKDEWTDFNLAQGDKVDISSLLNGANASNISNYVSVTSDGAGNTLISIDRDGTGNTYNSTDLIVLKNTDTTLDELLNNNQLLF, via the coding sequence ATGTCTGAGATAAGGGTAGTTTCTAAGGAGAGTCATGAAACCTTAGAAACTACGACTAAGGATACAGTCTCTCTTTCCGAAGCATCAGTTATTTTAATAAAAGTAAATAAAGATGATGTTTCTGAAATTAGACAAGACGGTAGAAATGCAATTATTACTTTAAAAAATGGTGAACAAATAGTAATAATTGATTTCTTTAATGGTAGTAACTATTCAAGCGATAGTAGTTTAGTTTTTGAAGATGATAATCATAAGTTGTTGTGGGTACAGTTTACTGACAATAATGGCGTATTATTAGAGCATATTACTTATAATTATATCGATAGTATAGAACCGCTGCTTTATCATGATGGGGCTGCATCTCCATGGGCATGGTTATCTGTACCGTTAACTGCAGCAGGAATTCTGTGGTGGGCACATAATAGTGATGATAAAAATAATAATTTAAATAACGACTCTGATTCTGACAGCGACTCAGACTCTGACAGCGACTCGGACTCTGACAGCGACTCTGATTCGGACAGCGATTCTGACTCTGACAGCGACTCGGACTCTGACAGCGACTCAGACTCGGATTCTGACAGTGACTCGGATTCTGACAGCGATTCTGACTCTGACAGTGACTCTGATTCTGACAGCGACTCAGACTCGGATTCTGACAGTGACTCTGATTCTGACAGTGACTCGGATTCTGACTCTGACAGTGACTCGGATTCTGACTCTGACAGCGACTCAGACTCGGATTCTGACAGCGATTCGGACTCTGACAGCGACTCGGACTCTGACAGCGACTCAGACTCGGATTCTGACAGTGACTCGGATTCTGACAGCGATTCGGACTCTGACAGTGACTCTGATTCGGACAGCGATTCTGATTCTGATTCTGACTCTGACAGTGACTCTGATTCTGACAGTGACTCGGATTCTGACAGTGACTCGGATTCTGACAGTGACTCGGATTCTGACAGCGATTCTGACTCTGACAGCGACTCGGATTCCGACAGTGACTCTGATTCTGACAGTGACTCGGATTCTGACAGCGACTCTGATTCAGACAGCGACTCTGATTCAGACAGCGACTCGGATTCTGACAGTGACTCGGACTCTGACAGTGACTCTGATAGCGACAGCGACTCTGACAGTGACTCGGATTCTGACAGCGATTCGGACTCTGACAGCGACTCGGACTCTGACAGCGACTCAGACTCGGATTCTGACAGTGACTCGGATTCTGACAGTGACTCGGATTCTGACAGTGACTCTGATAGCGACAGCGACTCTGACAGTGACTCGGATTCTGACAGCGATTCTGACTCTGACAGCGACTCGGATTCCGACAGCGACTCTGATTCGGACAGCGATTCTGACTCTGACAGCGACTCGGACTCTGACAGCGACTCAGACTCGGATTCTGACAGTGACTCTGACTCTGACAGTGACTCGGATTCTGACTCTGACAGTGACTCGGATTCTGACTCTGACAGTGACTCGGATTCTGACTCTGACAGCGACTCAGACTCTGATAGCGACTCGGACTCGGACTCTGACAGTGACTCGGATTCCGACAGCGACTCGGATTCTGACAGCGATTCTGACTCTGACAGCGACTCGGACTCTGACAGCGACTCGGACTCTGACAGCGACTCGGACTCTGACAGCGACTCAGACTCGGATTCTGACAGTGACTCGGATTCTGACAGTGACTCTGATAGCGACAGCGACTCTGACAGTGACTCGGATTCTGACAGCGATTCTGACTCTGATAGCGACTCGGACTCTGACAGCGACTCTGATTCGGACTCTGACAGCGACTCGGACTCTGACAGCGACTCAGACTCGGATTCTGACAGTGACTCTGACAGTGACTCGGATTCTGACTCTGACAGTGACTCGGATTCTGACTCTGACAGTGACTCGGATTCTGACTCTGACAGTGACTCGGATTCTGACTCTGACAGCGACTCAGACTCTGATAGCGACTCGGACTCTGACAGTGACTCGGATTCCGACAGCGACTCTGATTCGGACAGCGATTCTGACTCTGACAGCGACTCGGACTCTGACAGCGACTCAGACTCGGATTCTGACAGCGATTCGGACTCTGACAGCGATTCGGACTCTGACAGCGATTCGGACTCTGACAGCGATTCGGACTCTGACAGCGATTCGGACTCTGACAGCGATTCTGACTCTGACAGCGATTCGGACTCTGATAGCGACTCGGACTCTGACAGCGACTCTGATTCGGACAGCGACTCGGATTCAGACAGCGATTCTGACTCTGACAGCGACTCAGACTCGGATTCTGACAGTGACTCGGATTCTGACTCTGACAGCGACTCGGACTCTGACAGCGACTCTGATTCTGATAGTGACTCGGATTCTGACAGTGACTCTGACAGCGATTCGGACTCTGACAGCGATTCGGACTCTGACAGCGATTCGGACTCTGACAGCGATTCGGACTCTGATAGCGACTCGGACTCTGACAGCGACTCTGATTCGGACAGCGACTCTGATTCGGACAGCGACTCTGATTCGGACAGCGATTCTGACTCTGACAGCGACTCTGATTCAGACAGCGATTCTGACTCTGACAGCGACTCAGACTCGGATTCTGACAGCGATTCGGACAGCGATTCTGACTCTGACAGTGACTCTGATAGCGACAGCGACTCGGATAGCGACAGCGATTCTGACTCTGACAGCGATTCTGACTCTGACAGCGACTCGGATTCTGACAGCGATTCTGACTCTGACAGCGACTCTGATTCAGACAGCGACTCGGATTCTGACAGTGACTCGGATTCTGACAGTGACTCGGACTCTGACAGTGACTCTGATAGCGACAGCGACTCGGATAGCGACAGCGATTCTGACTCTGACAGCGATTCTGACTCTGACAGCGATTCTGACTCTGACAGCGATTCTGACTCTGACAGCGACTCTGATTCTGATAGTGACTCGGATTCTGACAGCGACTCTGATTCTGACAGCGACTCTGACTCTGATAGCGACAGTGACTCTGACTCTGACAGTGACTCTGATTCGGACAGCGACTCGGACTCTGACAGCGACTCGGACTCTGACAGCGACTCTGATTCTGACTCTGATAGCGACAGCGATTCTGACTCTGACAGCGACTCTGATTCTGACAGCGACTCTGACAGTGACTCGGATTCGGACAGCGACTCGGATAGCGACAGCGACTCGGATAGCGACAGCGATTCTGACTCTGACAGCGACTCTGATAGCGACAGCGACTCTGATAGCGACAGCGACTCTGACTCTGACAGCGACTCGGATTCGGACAGCGACTCGGATTCTGACAGTGACTCGGATTCTGACAGTGACTCGGATTCTGACAGTGACTCGGACTCGGACAGCGATTCTGACTCTGACAGCGACTCGGACTCTGACAGTGACTCGGATAGCGATTCTGACTCTGACAGCGATTCTGACTCTGACAGTGACTCTGATTCGGACAGCGATTCTGACTCTGACAGCGACTCGGACTCTGACAGCGACTCTGATTCGGACAGCGACTCTGATTCGGACAGCGACTCTGACTCTGACAGCGACTCGGACTCTGACAGCGACTCGGATAGCGACAGCGATTCTGACTCTGACAGTGACTCGGATTCTGACAGTGACTCGGACTCTGACAGTGACTCGGATTCCGACAGCGACTCTGATTCGGACAGCGATTCTGACTCTGACAGCGACTCTGATTCGGACAGCGACTCTGATTCGGACAGCGACTCGGACTCTGACAGCGACTCGGATTCTGACAGCGACTCTGATTCCGACAGCGACTCGGATAGCGACAGCGACTCGGACTCTGACAGCGACTCGGATTCTGACAGCGACTCGGATTCTGACAGCGACTCGGATTCTGACAGTGACTCGGATTCTGACAGCGATTCTGACTCTGACAGCGACTCTGACAGTGACTCGGATTCGGACAGCGACTCGGATAGCGACAGCGATTCTGACTCTGACAGTGACTCGGACTCTGACAGTGACTCTGATAGCGACAGCGATTCTGACTCTGACAGCGATTCTGACTCTGACAGCGATTCTGACTCTGACAGCGATTCTGACTCTGACAGCGACTCTGATTCAGACAGCGATTCGGACTCTGACAGCGACTCGGATTCTGACAGTGACTCGGATTCGGACAGTGACTCGGATTCGGACAGTGACTCGGACTCTGACAGCGACTCTGATAGCGACAGCGACTCGGATAGCGACAGCGATTCTGACTCTGACAGTGACTCTGATTCTGACAGCGACTCGGATAGCGACAGCGATTCTGACTCTGACAGCGACTCGGATTCGGACAGCGACTCTGATTCTGACAGCGATTCTGACTCTGACAGCGACTCAGACTCTGACAGTGACTCGGACTCTGACAGCGATTCTGACTCTGACAGCGACTCTGATTCGGACAGCGACTCAGACTCTGACAGTGACTCGGATTCTGACAGTGACTCGGACTCTGACAGTGACTCGGATTCCGACAGCGACTCTGATTCGGACAGCGATTCTGACTCTGACAGCGACTCTGATTCTGACAGCGACTCAGACTCGGATTCTGACAGTGACTCTGATTCTGACAGCGACTCGGACTCTGACAGCGACTCGGACTCTGACAGCGACTCGGACTCTGACAGCGACTCGGATTCTGACAGCGACTCTGATTCCGACAGCGACTCTGATAGCGACAGCGACTCGGACTCTGACAGCGACTCGGATTCTGACAGCGACTCGGATTCTGACAGCGACTCGGATTCTGACAGTGACTCGGATTCTGACAGTGACTCGGATTCTGACAGTGACTCGGATTCTGACAGTGACTCGGATTCTGACAGTGACTCTGACTCTGACAGCGACTCTGATTCGGACAGCGACTCTGACTCTGACAGCGATTCTGACTCTGACAGCGATTCTGACTCTGACAGCGATTCTGACTCTGACAGCGATTCTGACTCTGACAGCGATTCTGACTCTGACAGTGACTCAGACTCTGACAGCGATTCTGACTCTGACAGCGACTCTGATTCCGACAGCGACTCTGATTCCGACAGCGACTCAGACTCTGATAGCGACAGTGACTCTGATTCTGACAGCGACAGCGACTCTGATTCCGACAGCGACTCTGATTCCGACAGCGACAGCGACTCTGATAGCGACAGCGACTCTGATTCTGACAGTGACTCAGACTCTGACAGCGACAGCGACAGCGACTCTGATTCTGACTCTGACAGCGACAGCGATTCTGATAGCGACAGCGACTCTGATTCAGACAGCGACAGTGACTCTGATTCTGACAGTGATTCTGACTCTGACAGCGACTCTGATTCCGACAGCGACTCTGATTCTGACAGCGACTCTGATTCGGACAGCGACTCAGACTCTGACAGCGACTCGGATTCGGACAGCGATTCTGACTCTGACAGCGATTCTGACTCTGACAGCGATTCTGACTCTGACAGTGACTCAGACTCTGACAGCGATTCTGACTCTGATAGCGACAGTGACTCTGATTCTGACAGCGACAGCGACTCTGACTCTGATAGTGACAGCGACTCAGACTCTGACAGCGACTCTGATAGCGACAGCGACTCTGATTCTGACAGCGATTCTGACTCTGACAGCGATTCTGACTCTGATAGCGACTCTGACTCTGACAGCGATTCTGACTCTGACAGCGATTCTGATAGCGACAGCGATTCTGACAGCGACAGCGACTCTGACTCTGACAGCGACTCAGACTCTGACAGCGACTCTGACTCTGATAGCGACAGCGATTCTGATAGCGACAGCGACTCTGATTCAGACAGCGACAGTGACTCTGACAGTGACTCGGATTCTGACAGCGACTCTGATTCCGACAGCGACTCTGATAGCGACAGCGACTCAGACTCTGACAGCGATTCTGACTCTGACAGTGACTCAGACTCTGACAGCGATTCTGACTCTGACAGCGACTCTGATTCGGACAGCGACTCTGATTCAGACAGCGACTCTGATTCAGACTCTGACAGCGATTCTGACTCTGACAGTGACTCTGATAGCGACAGTGACTCAGACTCTGACAGCGATTCTGACTCTGACAGCGATTCTGACTCTGACAGCGACGCAGATTCGGACAGCGATTCTGATTCCGACAGTGACTCTGATAGCGACAGCGATTCAGATACAACTGCGCCAGATGCACCAGAGATTGATCCAATCAATGGCACGGATCCGATTACAGGTACGGCAGAACCAGGTTCAACAGTGACAGTGACTTACCCTGATGGCACCACAGCGACAGTCGTTGCAGGTACAGATGGAAGCTGGACAGTACCGAACCCAGGCTTGAATGATGGCGATGTTGTGACAGCAACAGCGACAGATGCAGCGGGTAACGAATCAGTACCGGCAACAGAAGTTGTAGATGCATTGGCTCCGGCAGCACCAGAGATTGATCCAATCAATGGTACGGATCCAATCACAGGTACGGCAGAACCAGGTTCAACAGTGACAGTGACTTATCCAGATGGCACCACAGCGACAGTTGTTGCGGGTACAGATGGAAGCTGGACAGTACCGAACCCAGGCTTGAATGATGGCGATGTTGTAACAGCAACAGCGACAGATGCAGCAGATAACGAATCGGCACCGGCAACAGAAGTTGTAGATGCATTGGCTCCGGCAGCACCAGAGATTGATCCAATCAATGGTACGGATCCGATTACAGGTACGGCAGAACCAGGTTCAACAGTGACAGTGACTTATCCAGATGGCACCACAGCGACAGTTGTTGCGGGTACAGATGGAAGCTGGACAGTACCGAACCCAGGCTTGAATGATGGCGATGTTGTAACGGCAACAGCGACAGATGCAGCAGGTAATGAATCAGTACCGGCAACGGAAGTTGTAGATGCATTGGCTCCGGCAGCACCAGAGATTGATCCAATCAATGGTACGGATCCGATTACAGGTACGGCAGAACCAGGTTCAACAGTGACAGTGACTTATCCAGATGGCACCACAGCGACAGTTGTTGCGGGTACAGATGGAAGCTGGACAGTACCGAACCCAGGCTTGAATGATGGCGATGTTGTAACGGCAACAGCGACAGATGCAGCAGGTAATGAATCAGTACCGGCAACGGAAGTTGTAGATGCATTGGCTCCGGCAGCACCAGAGATTGATCCAATCAATGGTACGGATCCAATCACAGGTACGGCAGAACCAGGTTCAACAGTGACAGTGACTTATCCAGATGGCACCACAGCGACAGTTGTTGCGGGTACAGATGGAAGCTGGACAGTACCGAACCCAGGCTTGAATGATGGCGATGTTGTAACAGCAACAGCGACAGATGCAGCAGGTAACGAATCGGCACCGGCAACAGAAGTTGTAGATGCATTGGCTCCGGCAGCACCAGAGATTGATCCAATCAATGGTACGGATCCGATCACAGGTACGGCAGAACCAGGTTCAACAGTGACAGTGACTTATCCAGATGGCACCACAGCGACAGTTGTTGCGGGTACAGATGGAAGCTGGACAGTACCGAACCCAGGCTTGAATGATGGCGATGTTGTAACGGCAACAGCGACAGATGCAGCAGGTAATGAATCAGTACCGGCAACGGAAGTTGTAGATGCATTGGCTCCGGCAGCACCAGAGATTGATCCAATCAATGGTACGGATCCGATTACAGGTACGGCAGAACCAGGTTCAACAGTGACAGTGACTTATCCAGATGGCACCACAGCGACAGTTGTTGCGGGTACAGATGGAAGCTGGACAGTACCGAACCCAGGCTTGAATGATGGCGATGTTGTAACGGCAACAGCGACAGATGCAGCAGGTAATGAATCAGTACCGGCAACGGAAGTTGTAGATGCATTGGCTCCGGCAGCACCAGAGATTGATCCAATCAATGGTACGGATCCGATTACAGGTACGGCAGAACCAGGTTCAACAGTGACAGTGACTTATCCAGATGGCACCACAGCGACAGTTGTTGCGGGTACAGATGGAAGCTGGACAGTACCGAACCCAGGCTTGAATGATGGCGATGTTGTAACAGCAACAGCGACAGATGCAGCAGGTAATGAATCAGTACCGGCAACGGAAGTTGTAGATGCATTGGCTCCGGCAGCACCAGAGATTGATCCAATCAATGGTACGGATCCGATTACAGGTACGGCAGAACCAGGTTCAACAGTGACAGTGACTTATCCAGATGGCACTACAGCAACAGTCGTTGCGGGTACAGATGGAAGCTGGACAGTACCGAACCCAGGCTTGAATAATGGCGATGTTGTAACAGCAACAGCGACTGATGCAGCAGGTAACGAATCAGTACCGGCAACGGAAGTTGTAGATACTGTACCTCCAGTAATTGCTATTGATGAATTGGATGATGTTGATCCGATTACAGGTACGGCAGAACCAGGCTCAACAGTAACTGTAACCTTCCCAGATGGTAGTACCATTACTACTACTACAGAAGGTGATGGTACTTGGTCTGTACCTAATCCTGGCACATTAGTAACTGGCGATGTTGTAACAGCAACAGCGACAGATGCAGCAGGTAATACTTCATTACCAGTCACATCTATAGTTCCAGTTTTCATTGATGCTATTGACGATATTGCTACGGTATTAAGTGAGGTTAATCCTGTAGTAACTCATCCTGATATTCCGGGTGGTGCATTAGTAACCTTCCCATCATTGTCATTCATCGGTCCAATTATTGATCTTAAAGGTCAAACACCAATTACAGTTACCGTACCTGAAGGTGGAATTGCATCGTTTGATGTGTCTTTTGGTGGAGTGTTAATAGGTGGTGGTATTGGTTCTTATGACCTTAATATTCTTCGTTATAACGAGAATACTGGTGGATACGAACAGTACAGCAAAATAGACAATGCTGGATCTATGCTTGGAATTGGTTTAGGCGTCATGGGTGGTGGAGCATCTATCAGTAATCTACCTGAAGGACAATATGCGCTTGTATTAACTCCAGGTGAGGGTGTTCAAGTAACTGGTATTGGTATCGCTTCAATTTCTGTTACCAATGAGGTACTGAGTGATTATGGTGATGTCGTTGCGAAAGGTAATGTGATTACAGCAAATAATCCTGAAAATCCAACGGACGTTGCTGATGTGATTCATGCTGGTGAAACAGCAACGGTTATCAGTGTTGCTAATGAAGATGGTGTGACAACTGCTCTACCACAAGACAGTGAAGCATTTACTCGTATTCAAGGTGAATATGGTGAGTTGTTTATTGATAAGAATGGTAATTATGAATACATCCGTGATTTCACCATTCCAAATAGTCTAGGTAAAGTAGATAGTTTCACTTACACCATTCAGGATAGTGACGGGCATCAAGATACAGCGACTTTAAATGTTCGCATTGATACAAATGATCTTGATATCACATGGCCAGAAGATCCAACTCAAGATGGTGTAGTAGAGTTGACGGCAACTGATAATACAGCAGCAGCTGCGATTACGTTAGTTCCATCAACCAATACAACTGTTGATACGGGTAGTATGGCTGCAAGTAGTACGAAACCGTTATTTGGCGCTGCTACTTCAGTTGCTGGTAGTGATACGAGTGATGTGATTAATGTCGCTGCAAATACTGCTGCATCGCTTAATTTCTCTGTGACTACACAAGGTGGTATCCTCGATAGCTCTGCTAATGGTGATACTTTCAGTTATCAAGTGCAAAAACTTGTGAATGGTGTTTGGACAACTCAACCTGGAGCATCAGCTTCTGTTGTACATTCATCACCAATCTTAGGTGATGCTGGCGGTACTGTGTTGATCAGTGGCTCTTATCAGGTTTCTGCATCAGACACTGCTAGTCAATGGCGTGTCGTGTTTGGTAGCACAGAATCTAATATTCCTCTGATTGCTGGAACGAATACAACTACTGTCAACACTACTGTAAATGCTACTTTCACACATTATGACCAATTCGTTGGTAATGGTGCGACGGTAACTGCTACGGGTAACTTGTTAACAGATGATTCTGGTAATGGTGTAGATGTAACGGGTGGAGCAAGTACAAAAGTATTTGTAGAAACTTCGCCTGGTACATATGTACAAGCGAATGGTCAAACAATCGCGGTTGAGGATGGTACATTCGTTGTTTCGGCAAATGGAACATATACGTTCACAGCAAATAGTTCTGCTACTTCTGGTGATGTCGCTACATTGAACTATAAACTGGTTGCTGCAACAGGTGATGAAAGTACACCTGCAACATTGACCGTGAATATTGGTAGTGAGACCATCAGTACTGCTAGCCATGACATTATTACCACTGGAGCTGGTGCAGATACAGTTGTCTATAACTTACTGAATGCTGCTGATGCAACGGGTGGCAATGGTAAGGATGAATGGACTGACTTTAATTTGGCGCAAGGTGATAAAGTTGATATTAGTTCATTGTTAAATGGTGCTAATGCAAGCAATATCTCTAATTATGTGTCTGTTACTTCTGATGGTGCGGGTAATACTTTGATTAGTATTGATCGAGATGGTACTGGAAATACCTATAACTCAACTGATCTCATTGTATTGAAAAATACAGATACAACACTGGATGAGTTATTGAATAATAATCAGTTGTTATTTTAA